The genomic interval TGATGCCCAGTGCCGACCTCGACGAGGCGGTCGACATCGTCGGCGTCGGCGCCTTCGGCACGACCGGCCAGTCCTGTACGGCCACCTCGCGGGCCATCGTCCACGAGGCTGTCCACGACGAGTTCCTCGATCGGATGGTCGAGTACGCGGAGACCCTCGACATCGGTCCCGGCCGGGCGGACCCGGACATGGGGCCACACGTCAGCGAGTCGGAACTGGAAGTCACCCAGGAGTACGTCGACGTGGCACGGGCCGAAGGCGCGACCCTGGAAACCGGCGGGGAGACCCTCGACGGGGGCGTCCACGAGAGCGGGCACTTCGTCGAGCCGACCGTCTTCTCGGACGTGGTCTCGGAGATGCGGATCGCCCAGGAGGAGGTGTTCGGGCCGGTGTTGAGCGTCATCGAAGTCGGTGACTTCGAGGAAGCGGTCGCGGTCGCCAACGACACCGACTACGGCCTCTCGGCCAGCATCGTCAGCGAGGACGCCGAGGAGATCAACACCTTCGTCGACCAGGTCGAGTCCGGTGTCGTGAAGATCAACGAGAAGACGACCGGGCTGGAGCTACACGTCCCCTTCGGCGGGATGAAAGGCTCCTCGAACGAACTGTACAGAGAACAGGGCGACGCCGGCCTGGAGTTCTACACGACGACGAAGACGGTCTACGCGAACCGCTGACCGCGGTCGAACACACGTTTTCCGTTCGTCTGTCTCCTGGGGAGTTCAGAACGTCCCGTGTTGCTCGTAGGCCTCGGTAGCCTCGACGCCGTCTTCGAGCGCGGAACGGACCGCGTCCTCCGAGGACGCCATCTCGTGGGCGTCGGCGGCGACATCGGCCGCGACTTCCTCGGGGACGACGACGACGCCGTCCCCGTCGCCGACGACCACGTCGCCCGGACTCACGCGGACGCCGCCGACGACGGCCTCGGTGTTCCAGTCGAGGAGCTCCCAGCGGAAGATACAGTCGACCGGCGACGTGTACCGGTTGAACACCGGGAACCCGCGCTCGCGGATGACGCTGGTGTCACGGACGCCGCCGTCGATGACGGCCCCGGCGACGCCTTCGGGCTGGAGCGAGGTGACCTCCAGTTCGCCCAGGTGGGCCGATGTCGTGTCGTTGGTGTCGTAGATCATCACGCCGCCCTCGGGGACATCCTCGTGCATTTCGAGGAAGCGTTCGAGCACCTCGTCGGCGTCGACGCTCCGGTTGGGCCGCCCGACGATGGGGAAGGCCGTCCCGAGGATGCTCATGCCGTCTTCGAGCGGGGTGATCTGTGGGTCGATCGTCTGTTCCTCGTAGCCGTACTCGTGGAGCACGTCGGCGATCGCCGGCGTGTACAGGTCTTCGAACTCCGAAACGATGTCTGAGTCTGTCATGGTGGTGTCTTGGATCGGTCGGTTGTCGAACGATACGCCTACAGCGTGACGACGACGTGGCCGGCCTCGGCACGGACGGGGATCGACCGAAGCCGACAGCCGTCGTCGACGAGACACTCGCCGGTGGTCGCGTCGAACTCCCAGCCGTGCCAGGGACAGCTCAGGACTTCGCCCTCGCGGGACCACTCCAGTTCCGTCTCCAGTTCGTCGCGGTCGAACTCGCCTTCGACGGTACCGCTGAGCATCCCCTCACAGAGCGGGCCCCCCTGGTGGGCACACCAGTTCGGGTAGGCGTGGAGTTCGCCACCGATGTTGAACACGCCGATCTCCTTGCCGTCGAGGAGGGCGATGAGGCGTTCCCCCTCGGTGAGTTCGTCGGTGCGCGCGACGACGTGTTCGTCGTCGTCGAGCCCCAGGTCGGTGGTCTCGGTGCTCATGCTTCCACGTCGATGTCGAACACGTCCGCGGAGTTCTTGTACAACACCTTGTTCCGTTCCTCCTCGGTGAAGTCACCCAGATACTTCAGCAGGGCCTCGGTGTTGTCGATGTCGAAGTGGGGGTGGTCCGTCGCGAACATGAGCACGTCCGGTCCCCACATCTCGATGAGCTGTTTCATCATCGTCGAGTCGTCGGGCTCGTCGAGGGGCTGGGTGGCGAAGTAGAACTGGTCGCGGACGTACTGTTCCGGGGTCTTCTCCAGCAGCGGGACCTCGCTCCGGCGCTGCTTGTACTCCCGGTTGAGCCGGAAGATGAGCGAGAGCCAGGCGATGCCGGCCTCCTGGAAGACGAACTCCAGGTCGGGGAACTTCGCCGGCGTCCCGTTCTCGAAGAGGCTCGTGAGGGTCAGCATCTGCGAGTAGACGTGCCCCAGCGCGTGGTTCGCCATGTACGTCTGCATCTCGTGCTGGATGATCGGGAAGTCGAGCGCCAGTCCGGGAGCGGCCGCGCCGTGGTAGACGACCGGCAGGTCGTTGTCCTCGGCGGCCCGGTAGATCGGGTCGTAGCGCTGGTCACCGAGGGGCGTCTTCACGCCCGTCGAGTTGAGGAACACGCCACAGATCTGGTCTTCCTTCGCGACACGGTCGATCTCTTCGGCGGAGGCCGCCGGATCGTGCGGGACGACCGACGCCAGTCCGCGGAAGTTCTCCTGCCCGTCGAGGAACCGCTCGATGAGGACGTTGTTCGCGGCGCGGTTGAACGCGACCGCCTTGTCCGTCTGGCGGACCATGTTGAGTTCCGGGAGCATGTTGACGATGGGGTAGTCCACGTGGAACTCGTTCGAGAGGACATCGTCGATGTCCTCCTGCGGATCGGTCACCTGCATCAACTCGGTCGGTAGCTTCCCGTTGAGATCCCGGTTGTAGTTGTCCGTCGGGTAGAGCCCGTCGTACGACGAGGTGTCTGGCTGGAGGTAGTACTCCACTTCCTGGCGATACGGGTCGTCGAGGTGGTCCAGCATGTCGCGCTGGATCGCCTCGTGCCGGAAGGACGTGTGAACGTCCATGTCGATGACCGGCACGTCGGCGAGCTGATCGGCGAGGGGGTTCTGTCGCGCCTGGTCGCTGCGTTCGGCGAGACTGTCGGACTGGTGCGCCATACACGAGAGACGATGTATACAATTATTATAAATGTTTTCCCGGGACGAGCCGGCAGTCCGTTTCGTGACGCGAAACGTCAGTACGACGTGTCCTCGGCCCGGGAGATGTTGAGGCTGATGACGTTGGCCGCGCTCTTGACCGCTTCCGCGAGGTCCTCGTGGAAGTACTCGCCCGTGAACTTCATCGCCGGGCCAGAGAGGCTGACCGCCCCGAGGGCGTGGTCGTCGTCGTTCAGGATCGGCGAGGCGATACAGCGCAGGCCCTTCTCGTACTCTTCGAGGTCGAGTGCCAGTTGCTCTTCCCGGACCGAGGAGAGGTCCGATTCGAGTTCCTCGCGGGACGTGATCGTGTGTTCAGTGTAGGGGTCCAGTCCGTGCGTACGTACGACTTCGTCGACGACCGCCTGAGGCGCAAACGCCAGCATCGCCTTCCCGGTGGCCGAACAGTGAAGGTCGTGGCGTTCGCCAGCGTCGGTCGAGAACTGGACTTCCGTCTCGCCCTGCGTGCGGTAGAGATAGACGCCCCGTCCGTTCTCCCGGGTCGCGAGGTTAGCGAGTTCACCGGTTTCGGCGGCGATAGCGTCGACCTCGGATCGGGCGAACGCGAACAGCGGCCCGTAGTTGCGCGCCGACTCGCCCAACTGGAGGAACCGAAGCCCCAGGTGGTAGTCCTCGCCGTCCTTGACGACGTATCCCTCCTGGCGGAGCGTGCTGAGGTGGTTGTGGACCGTACTCTTCGTGAGTCCCGTCGTCTCGGTGATACGACCGATCCGCCCGCCCCCCAGTTCCTCGATGGCCTCCAGGATCGTCACCAGCGTGAGATCGGATTGGATCGGGTTTTTCGCGTCGTGTGTCATAGCCTAGCGTGCTCGTGGCCGTACTTGATTCTTTTGTGTGACGAAACGCTCGAACTACACACATGACCCGAAGCCACGGTTCGTGTGATCGCTCCACACGCCGTCGCTACCGTTTCGTGTCGCCGAACGGCCCCGGATCGCCGTCAGTGCCCGCCGAGACGGCGTCGCGTCGCCGTGTCACGGCTGCCACCGGTCACCGACGCCCGATCCACTAACAGCTGTACTACTGTTATGTTCTCGGCTCGT from Haloarcula pelagica carries:
- a CDS encoding RraA family protein, whose translation is MTDSDIVSEFEDLYTPAIADVLHEYGYEEQTIDPQITPLEDGMSILGTAFPIVGRPNRSVDADEVLERFLEMHEDVPEGGVMIYDTNDTTSAHLGELEVTSLQPEGVAGAVIDGGVRDTSVIRERGFPVFNRYTSPVDCIFRWELLDWNTEAVVGGVRVSPGDVVVGDGDGVVVVPEEVAADVAADAHEMASSEDAVRSALEDGVEATEAYEQHGTF
- a CDS encoding IclR family transcriptional regulator — encoded protein: MTHDAKNPIQSDLTLVTILEAIEELGGGRIGRITETTGLTKSTVHNHLSTLRQEGYVVKDGEDYHLGLRFLQLGESARNYGPLFAFARSEVDAIAAETGELANLATRENGRGVYLYRTQGETEVQFSTDAGERHDLHCSATGKAMLAFAPQAVVDEVVRTHGLDPYTEHTITSREELESDLSSVREEQLALDLEEYEKGLRCIASPILNDDDHALGAVSLSGPAMKFTGEYFHEDLAEAVKSAANVISLNISRAEDTSY
- a CDS encoding Rieske (2Fe-2S) protein, giving the protein MSTETTDLGLDDDEHVVARTDELTEGERLIALLDGKEIGVFNIGGELHAYPNWCAHQGGPLCEGMLSGTVEGEFDRDELETELEWSREGEVLSCPWHGWEFDATTGECLVDDGCRLRSIPVRAEAGHVVVTL
- a CDS encoding amidohydrolase family protein, producing the protein MAHQSDSLAERSDQARQNPLADQLADVPVIDMDVHTSFRHEAIQRDMLDHLDDPYRQEVEYYLQPDTSSYDGLYPTDNYNRDLNGKLPTELMQVTDPQEDIDDVLSNEFHVDYPIVNMLPELNMVRQTDKAVAFNRAANNVLIERFLDGQENFRGLASVVPHDPAASAEEIDRVAKEDQICGVFLNSTGVKTPLGDQRYDPIYRAAEDNDLPVVYHGAAAPGLALDFPIIQHEMQTYMANHALGHVYSQMLTLTSLFENGTPAKFPDLEFVFQEAGIAWLSLIFRLNREYKQRRSEVPLLEKTPEQYVRDQFYFATQPLDEPDDSTMMKQLIEMWGPDVLMFATDHPHFDIDNTEALLKYLGDFTEEERNKVLYKNSADVFDIDVEA